In Chryseobacterium scophthalmum, the genomic stretch CGACAAAATTAGATGAGGCAGATCAATTTGCTCATTCCGTTTTAAATGAAACATTGTTCAGAGAAATCGTCAATACAATTCCACAGGATTGGTTGCACTGGAATGATGCTGAAGAAAGTCCGGACGAAATTCGTGAAATTTATTTCAACTTTCTGAAGACCCGATTAGAAAATTCTCAAATCTTTATAAACGAAGCCAGAAATGCAAGAGGATAAGATATACGAATACGCCGTAATACGTTTGGTACCGAAGGTTGAAAGAGAAGAGTTTTTCAACATTGGACTGGTTTTGTTTTCGAAAAAAGAAAAATTTATCAAAGTAGAATTTTATCTCTGTCCTGATAAATTTAAACTTATGCACAGCAAACTCGATTATGATGATATTACTAAAAATCTTGAGAGTTTTAAAAATATTGCTGAAGGAAAAAAAGAAGGCGGGCCAATTGCTTTACTCGAAATTCCAGACAGATTCCGTTGGCTGACTGCGGTGAGAAGTGCAGTTGTACAAACTTCAAGACCGCATCCCGGAAAATCGAAAGATTTAAACCAAACTTTTGGTAAACTTTTTGAAGAACTGGTAAAGTAGCAAACCAAAGCAATATTTTATGAGAGCATTCCACTCAAACACAAAAAATGATAGGTTTTTAAAGAACCTATTTTTTTTATTCCTATTGACAATTTCCACGTTTGGATTTTCACAAAAACAGAAAAGTATACTCCTTTTTGAGCACGCTAATGTTTCAGAAAATATTGTTTACAAAACCGATGAAACGAATAAAGATATTAAGCTTGATATTTACCGTCCGAAAAATACAGAAAATAAAAAACTTCCTGTTGTGATGTACGTTCACGGTGGAGCTTGGGTTGAAGGTGACAAAATCATTACAGCTGATAACTATGTTGAAAACACCATTTTAAAACTTTTAGAAAAAAACTATGTTGTTATCAGTATTAATTATCGTTTAGTTACCGAAAATATTCATTTTCCGGCACCGATTCAGGACACAAAAGATGCGGTAAGATGGGTTCGCAAAAATGCAGATAAATACAATCTTGATGAAAACAATATTGGAATGTGGGGCGTTTCTGCAGGCGCACATCTTTCGCTTTTAAGCGCTTATACTCAGGATGAAGATTTTGTTGGCGATAAGGAACTTTCAAAATATTCGGCAAAAGTAAATTATGTGGTTGATAATTTTGGACCGACTGATATGAACAGGCTTCTTCATACCCGTGCTCCAAAACCACTTTTGTTGACTGTAGGCTTAATTTCAAAAAAGATTATTGATTTGAGAGGTAAGCTTATTATGGGAATTACAGGCTTGAACAGCAAAGAAGATAAAAAGGAAATTGTAGAATTCTGTAAAACGATTTCTCCTCTACATTATACTCAAAATACGGTTCCAACTTTAATTTTGCATGGCAACAAAGATAAAATTGCACCTATAAGGCATTCTAAAAGACTCAACAAAATGTTGAAAAAGCAGAAAACCACTCATGAATTAATCATTGTAAAAAAAGGAAATCACGGGTTTTCTACAACAGAAAAAGCTTATCAGGAGGAACTTAACAACGCAATGGTCGACTTTATTTTATCTCAGGAAAAAGCTAATTTCGTCAATCATTAGAAAATCAATATCAGAATATAGTTTTTCAAAAAGAAGCAATAAACAACACTTTAAAAATCAAATTATTAGTTTTAAAATAGAAATATATCACTTATTATTTCGCTAAGTTGATATACATATTGATAAATTTTATACAAAAAATAATTACCTTGGTCAAATGCTTAAATTATTCATAATAAAAAAGCGAAAACCTTAATTATTTACTCACATAAAAGAAAAACAATATGGAATTTCTAAATGGAATTAATGCATTAACATTGGTATTCACATCCCTGCTTATCTTTGCAATTGCTTACCGTTTCTACGGAATTTATTTAGCCAATAAAGTACTCCGTTTAAATGACAAAAATACAACTCCCGCTGTAGAATTTGCCGATGGAAAAGATTATGTAGCCACGAACAAAAATGTTCTTTTCGGACATCACTTCGCAGCGATTGCAGCAGCAGGACCATTGGTAGGTCCGGTTTTAGCAGCTCAATTCGGATATCTTCCCGGAGCAATCTGGATTTTAATTGGCTGTGTTTTAGGAGGTGGTGTTCACGATATGGTGGTACTTTTTGCATCCGTAAGACACAAAGGACAAAGTTTGGCAACCATTGCATCCAAAGAAATCGGAAAAACAACGGGAACGGTTGCCGGTTTTGCTATTTTATTCATTTTAATTTTAACACTTGCCGGACTTTCTTTAGCTTGTATTAATGCAATGCACGAAGCATCATGGTCATTATTTACTGTGGTCATTACAATGCCGATTGCGATTATTATGGGATTGATTATGCGTTACAGAAAAAACTCGGTGACTTTTGCAAGTATTTTGGGCGGTGTTCTTTTAATTGCCGGAATTATTGGTGGACATAATTTAATGCAGAATGAAACCATGAACAATATGTTTACATGGGACATTACAACCATTTCTATTGCAATTCCATTATACGGATTTTTGGCATCTGTGTTGCCGGTTTGGCTGCTTTTAGTTCCGAGAGACTACCTTTCAACTTATTTAAAAATCGGAACGATTATCATGTTGGCGATTGGAGTAATTGTGATTCATCCAACCATTCAAATGCCTGCTTTAACTGAATTTATTAACGGAGGAGGTCCCGTAATTGGCGGCCCTGTTTTACCTTTTATCTTTATTGTAATTGCATGTGGAGCGATTTCAGGTTTCCATGCGGTAATTGCAACCGGAACGACTCCAAAAATGCTGAACAGAGAAAAGGAAATTTTATTTGTAGGTTATGGAGCGATGCTTGTAGAAGGTTTTGTAGCATTAATGGCTTTAATTGCAGCTTGTACTTTGATGCCCGGAGATTATTTTGCCATCAACACACCAAAAGAAACATATGATGCATTTTTAGCAACTCATCCAAGTTTACATGGGGTTGAAATTGATTATTTTTCTGAAAGGATTGGAATTGATCTGCACGGAAGAACCGGAGGTGCTGTTTCTTTAGCAGTCGGAATGGCGCATATTTTCAATAAAATTCCTTACATGGATCAGTTGATGGCATATTGGTACAATTTCGCGATTATGTTTGAAGCGGTATTTATTTTAACTGCAATTGATGCAGGAACTAGAGTTGGAAGATTTTTCTTGCAGGAAATGTTGGGATCTGTTATTCCTAAATTCAATGATAAAAACTGGACTCCCGGAATTATCATCAGTAGTTTATTGTTCACATTTGCTTGGGGATATCTGGTTTTTACCGGAAATGTAAGCAGCATTTGGCCACTCTTCGGAATTAGCAATCAGTTGCTTGCAGCCTGCGGTTTGATTGTCTGTACCACAATGCTCATCAGATTAAACCGAGGAAAATATGCGCTTTGTTCAGCAATTCCGGGAGTTTTCATGGCGATTATTACATTTTGGGCTGGTTATATTCAGGTAATGGATATTTATATTCCAAAACAGCAGTATTTATTGGCAACTTTAGCAGTTGTAGCAATGGTTTTAATGCTTGTTGTTTTCGTTGGCGCGTTCAGAAAATGGTATCAGTTGTTAAAAATTAAAACTTCACATACCGATTTTTATGGCGAAACAGTGAAGGAATTGGTGGAAAGGTAATCTGATAACATTCTTTTGTCTTGAAACAAAAGAATCAAAAATTCAAGACTTGAAAACTCCGTCTAAAATTTTAAAGAATTTCCTAAATTTCCAAAATTCGGGCGGAAACAGATATTAGTTATAAATTCTAAATTATTACCGCCACTCAAACATTGGAAATTTTTTGACGGTAATTCTTTAAAATTTCTTAACGCCTCCGTTTTCTATGTCATTATTAATTAAAAAAACAAAAGAAGGCACAATAAGTATTGCGCCTTCTTTATTTTATTAAGAACAAATTTTCGTTGTTATTGAATTTCCATTTTGCTTTCTAAACTGTAGATCTAAATCTTCGTCAGTTTAGCATATTTTAAAATCAGATTCTTCTCACCTTCATGTAAGAAAACTACTTTCGCTTTGATATTTTGCGGATCAGTTCCATCTAAGAATTTCACTTCTCCGATTCCGAAACGGTCATGTCTTACTTTATCGCCAACCTCAATATCCTGTGAAGAAGCTCCGCTTGGATTGATAATCCTTGCAGTACTTACCGGTTTCAATTTTCTCGGTTCGGCAATCGGTTTATCATTTTCAGTTTTAGAGATGGTTTTCTTTTCAATCTTTTTAAAGCTCTTCATTTCAGAAGGATGCTCATCAAAAATATTAGAAGTAATGCCAGAATTGTTGATGAATCTTTTCTCAATCGCCGGGTTTAAAAATTCAATATATTCTTCATCAACTTCACTTAAAAATCGTGAAGGTTCAGCATCAGTAATTTTCCCCCACTGAAAACGGGAAACTGCGTAAGAGAAAAATGCCTGTTTTTCTGCTCTTGTCAAGGCAACATAAAACAAACGTCTTTCTTCTTCCAAATCTTCACGAGTTGCCGAACTCATAAAACTTGGGAAAAGATTTTCTTCTAATCCAACTAAATGTACCACCGGAAATTCAAGACCTTTTGAAAGGTGAATCGTCATTAAAGAAACCATATCTTCCTCGTTATCTTTTCTTTGTGTATCAGCAGAAAGTGCAATATTTTCAAGAAAATTCGGTAAACTAGGATCACCATCTTCAATCTGCATCTGCTCCTCAATGAAACCCTGCATCGAGTTCATCAATTCCTGAACGTTTTCTACACGCGAAATTCCTTCCGGAGTTTGGTCGTCTTTTAAAAATTTAATCAAACCGCTTCGCTTTGCCACTTCCATCGCAACGCTGTACGCTGTTTCTGTTTTAAGCAAAACCTGAAACGCTTTAATCATCGACCAAAAATCACTTAGTTTGGTTAAAACTCCATTATTAAATTTCAATTGCGGAGCATAAATCCCCAAATTGTCTAACACTTTAGACACCGGAAGATTTTGCGAATCGGCAAAAACAATTAATTTATTTTGAGTGGTTTCACCAATTCCTCTTGTCGGATAATTGATGATTCTCATCAAAGCTTCAGAATCATTTTCGTTGACCAAAAGACGAAGATAACCGATCAAATCTTTTACCTCTTTTCTTTGGTAGAAAGACAAACCTCCATACACTTTATACGGAATATTTTTACGTCTCAAAGAGTCTTCAAAAGCTCGTGTCTGAGAATTGGTACGGTATAAAATTGCGAAATCACTGAATTTTCTCTGCTCCCTATTTCTCAATTCCCAAATATTTCCAGCTACGAAATTGGCTTCATCAGCATCGGAAAGCGAACGGTACACTTTGATTTTTTCCCCTTCTTCATTTTCACTGAAAACATTTTTCTTGAACTGCTGAAGGTTTTTCGCAATCACAACGTTTGCTGCATTGACGATATTTTGTGTCGAACGGTAATTCTGCTCCAAAGAAACAGTCACCGCATCAGGATAATCTTTTTTGAAATTTAAAATATTATAAATATTTGCACCACGGAAAGAGTAAATCGACTGTGCATCGTCTCCTACCACACAAATATTTTCAAATTTTGAAGCCAAAGCTTTCACAATCAAATACTGAGAGTGGTTCGTGTCTTGGTACTCATCTACCAAAATATATCGGAATCTTTCTTGATATTTTGCTAAAACTTCAGGAAACCTTGTTAAAAGTTCATTGGTTTTCAACAACAAGTCATCAAAATCCATTGAACCATTTTTGAAACAAGCTTCTACATATTTTTCATAAATTTTTCCGATGAATTTCATGTTGGCTTTTTCGTCAGCTTCCATTAATTCAGGATTATTATAATATGCTTTTACGGTGATCAGATTATTTTTATAATTTGAAATTCTAGACTGAACTTTTTTAGGTTTATACAAATCAGCATCAATATTCATGTCTTTCAGAACTTTTCTGATCACATTCAAAGCATCCTGCTGATCGTAAATTGTAAAGTTGGAAGGATAACCTAAATAATGTGCTTCACTTCTCAGAATTCTTGCAAAAACTGAGTGAAAAGTCCCCATCCAAAGGCTTCTCGCATTGCTCTGTCCTACAACTTTCGCAATACGTTCTTTCATTTCTTTAGCCGCTTTATTGGTAAAAGTTAAAGACAAAATATTGAAAGGGTCTACTCCATTAGTAATCAAATGCGCAATACGCATTGTGAGTACACGTGTTTTTCCGGAACCCGCTCCCGCAAGTACCATCAAAGGTCCCTGTAAAGTAGTAACGGCTTCAAATTGTGATTCATTCAGTCCTTTCAAATAATCCTCCATGCTGCAAAAAAATTTTGGATGACAAAATTAGTGTATTATGAGGAGAATTCAAATTTGTATTTAATTTCAATTAATCGAGCAAAACTGAATAAAGCTTTAGAACCAAAATCTTACGCTATAAATTCAACCATTACCTAGAATTCTTAAAAAAATATTAAAAATTTTGTAACAATAAGTCTAATTTTACAACTCATTGACAAAACAATTTCTATTTTATGAAAAAACGACTTCTTAGTGTTGCAGCTGCTGCCTTTTTTGGAGCAATGCTGAATGCACAACAAATCAAATTTGAAGAGTATGATTTACCAAACGGTCTACACGTAATCTTACACCAAGATAATTCTGCACCGGTAGTAACAACAGGTGTAATGTACCATGTAGGAGCAAAAGACGAAGTAGTTGGAAGAACAGGTTTTGCACACTTTTTTGAGCACCTTTTATTTGAAGGAACTCCAAACATTAAAAGAGGAGAATGGTTTAAAATCGTTTCTTCAAATGGTGGACAAAACAACGCAAACACTACAAACGACAGAACATATTACTACGAAACTTTCCCTTCAAACAACGAGCAATTAGGTCTTTGGATGGAATCTGAAAGACTTCGTCATGCGGTAATCAACCAGGTTGGTGTAGATACGCAAAGAGAAGTTGTAAAAGAAGAAAAGAGATTGAGAATGGATAACCAGCCTTATGGAAATCTTTTCACAAACGTACAGAAAAACTTATTTACAAAGCATCCTTATCATTGGTCTACAATTGGATCTATGGATGATTTGAATTCAGCTAAACTAGATGAGTTCCAAGCTTTCTATAAAAAATATTACGTTCCAAACAACGCAACTTTGGTTGTAGCAGGAGATATCAAACCTGAACAAACAAAAAAATGGATTCAGGAATATTACGGAGCAATTCCTAAAGGAACTGTTTATCCTAAAAACTTCCCGAAAGACGAGCCTATCACAAAAGAAAAAGAAGTTACAGCATACGATCCTAACATCCAGCTTCCTGCTTATGTTTTTGCATACAGAACGCCGGGTAACAAAGAAAAGGATGCTTATGTTTTAGATATGCTTTCTTCTTATTTAAGCAACGGAAAGTCTTCAGTTTTATATAAAAAATTGGTAGATCAGGAGAAAAAGGCACTTCAGGTAGCAGCTTTCAACCAAGGTCTTGAAGATTACGGTATTTTTGCATTCTTTGCAATCCCGATGGGATCAACATCAAAGCAGACATTACAGTCAGACATCGATGCTGAGATCAAAAAACTTCAGACGACTTTAATTTCTGACGAAGATTATCAAAAACTTCAGAATCAGTACGAAAATCAGTTTGTAAATGCAAACTCAAGCATTCAGGGAATTGCAGCTTCATTGGCTACAAACCACGTATTGATGGGCGACACAAACTTAATCAACAAGGAAATCGACATCTACAAATCTATCACAAAGCAGGATTTACAGAATGCGGCTAAAAAGTATTTAAATTCTAACCAGAGAATCATCCTTAACTACTTACCTGAAAAAAAGTAATCGTATAAAAACTTCAAGTTTTAAATATGATTATAAATTTTTAAATTTTTTACAATGAAAAAACAATTGACCTATATAGCCGTAGCATTTTTATTCTCAGGAATGCTTTCTGCACAAAAAATTGATATTAACGCAATGCCGAAACCAGGACCAACTCCTGAGATTAACATTGCAAAACCAAAAACTTTTCAGCTTAAAAACGGGATGACCGTAATGGTGGTTGAAAACAACAAATTGCCAAGAGTAAACGTAAGTCTTTCTATGGACAGACAGCCTTATTTTGAAGGCGATGTAACCGGAGTAAGCGAAATCATGGCAGATCAGCTTGGTAACGGAACTACTACTTTAAGCAAGGATGCATTCAACAAAAAAGTAGACTTTTTAGGAGCTAACTTAAACTTCTCTACTGGAGGAGCTTCTTCAAACTCTCTTTCAAAATATTTCCCTGAAGTTTTAGGTTTAATGGCTGATGCAATCATCAATCCTAAATTTTCTGCTGACGAAATTCAGAAATCTAAAGACAGAGCTGTTGAAGGTCTAAAATCTTCAGAGAAGAGTGCAGATGCAATCGCTTCAAGGGTTTCTAACGCATTAGCTTACGGAAAAAACACTTCAAGAGGTGAATTTGAAACAGAACAGTCTATCAACAAAATTCAGTTAGCTGACGTTCAGAATGTGTATAAAAAATATTACGCTCCAGACAATGCTTATTTGGTAATTGTTGGTGATGTAAAATTTGATAAAGTAAAACCAATGGTTGAAAAAGCTTTCAACAATTGGAAAAAAGCTGATACAAAATTCCCAGCTTTAGAGCCTGCTTCAAATGTAGCTAAAACTGAAATCAATGTAGTAGATGTTCCTTCTGCAGTACAATCTGTAGTTTCTGTAGGAAACCTGAACACATTGAAAATGAAAGATCCAAATTACTTCCCTGCAACAATTGCCAACTACATTCTTGGTGGTGGTGGAGAAGCTAGACTTTTCATGAATCTTCGTGAGAAAAACGGATTCACTTATGGAGCTTATTCAGATATGAGCGCAAGCAAATATTCTCCTTCTTTCTCTGCTGAAGCTAGTGTAAGAAACGAGGTTACTGATAAAGCAGTAAAAGAATTCATGAACGAAATCAACGGAATTTCTACTGTAAAAGCTGACGAACTTGCCAATGCTAAAGCTAAATTGAAAGGAAGTTTCATCATGGCATTAGAGCAGCCTGCAACAATTGCAAGATTTGCAGTTAACCAAAAAGTTCAGGATCTTCCGGCTGATTTTTACACTAACTATTTAAAATCTATTGATAAAGTAACTGCAGCTGACGTTTCTAACGCAGTAAAAGCAACTATTTTACCAAACCAAAGCAGAATTTTCATCGCTGGTAAAGCTTCTGAAATTTCTGAAGGATTAGAAAAATTAGGTTACCCTGTAAAATACTATGATGCATATGCAAATCCTGTTGCTAAACCAACAGCACAGAAAGTTGATGCAAGCGTAACTGTAGCTTCTGTTGTTGATAAGTACATTAATGCAATTGGCGGAAAAGCTAATTTGTCAAAAGTGTCTTCATATACAACGAATGCATCAATGTCTATGCAAGGACAAAACCTTGATTTCAAAATTGTTAAAGCTCAAGGTGGAAAAGAACTTCAAACAGTTTCTGCTGGTGGAATGACAGTTCAAAAACAAGTTTTTGATGGAAAAACAGGTTATTCTGAGCAAATGGGACAAAAAGTTCAGATGACTAAAGAAGAAATCGCTGACAACTTAAAAAATACTGAGCTTTTCGAAGAACTAGGTTTTGCTAAATCTGCAGATTACAAATTGACAGGAATTGAAAAAATTAACGGTGAAGATTCTTATGCAATCAAAGCTGGTGATAAAGCTTATTACTATAGCGTAAAAACTGGTCTTAAAACAGGTGAAACTGAAACTGTAAAAGCACAAGGACAAACGTTCACAGTTCCTACTACTTTTGCTGATTACAAAGATGTCGCTGGTGTAAAAATGCCTTATACAATCACAGTTAATCAAATGGGTATGGATATGGTGATGAAAGTAAAATCATACGAATTAAACCAGGCTAAAGATTCTGACTTCAAATAAGAATTAATATATTTTTAATGAAAACGGTAGCAATTGCTGCCGTTTTCTATTTTTAGCTTAAATCTTATTTTGTGGTTCGGTAAAAAAACATTAAATTTGCCCATTCAAAAAGATATTAAAATTAATGGATACTATATTTACACTATTAATGATTCTTATTATGATTGCCAGCGTTTTATTGGTAATCGTTGTTATGGCTCAAAACCCAAAAGGTGGCGGTCTTTCTAGTACATTCGGAGGAGCATCTTCTGCACAGTTTGGAGTACAAAGAACTAATGATTTTATGGAAAAATCAACCTGGACTTTAGGAGCAGTAATCATCGTTCTTATTTTGATAAGCGTTGTTGTGACTGGTAAACCTAAGCAAGCAGCACCGGTAATTCCTCAAGCTCCAACTAAAGAAGCTCCTGCAGGAAAAGCTCCAGCTTCTCAGTCTTCGGCTCCGGTAAGTGTTCCGGCAAATAAATAAGAAATACTTTATTTAAGATAAAATGAAAGCAACTCGATGGAGTTGCTTTTTTTATTTGAGTTTAATCTTTTCTATTTTATGCCTTAGCTTCAAACCTGCTTTCATAAATGAATATTGTAAGGGCTTACTTTCTCTGTAATACTTATCAATAAAAATCTGCATCGCTCCGTAAAATCTTTCGAGGTACACCTCATCTTTCACCGTACTTTCGCCTTTATGATGAAGAATAGAAGCCTTTCCGTAATAGTAATTTTGATAACCGTTATTCAGCAACGTGTAGCACAAATCGATATCTTCGCCGTACATAAAATAGCTTTCGTCTAAACCTCCAACTTTTTCGTAGACACTCTTTTTAACCAAGAAAAATGCTCCGGTAATCACTTCCACTTCTGCGACTCCATATTCATCTACATCATTTCGGTAATATGATTTTGAGTTTTTCTTTTTAAAATTGGTAAATAATTTTTCGAAAGAATTGATCATATCAGGGACCGAACGTTTACTTTCCGGAAGAAAATTCCCATTAGCATCGTGCATTCTTACCC encodes the following:
- the secG gene encoding preprotein translocase subunit SecG, with product MDTIFTLLMILIMIASVLLVIVVMAQNPKGGGLSSTFGGASSAQFGVQRTNDFMEKSTWTLGAVIIVLILISVVVTGKPKQAAPVIPQAPTKEAPAGKAPASQSSAPVSVPANK
- a CDS encoding alpha/beta hydrolase, with the protein product MRAFHSNTKNDRFLKNLFFLFLLTISTFGFSQKQKSILLFEHANVSENIVYKTDETNKDIKLDIYRPKNTENKKLPVVMYVHGGAWVEGDKIITADNYVENTILKLLEKNYVVISINYRLVTENIHFPAPIQDTKDAVRWVRKNADKYNLDENNIGMWGVSAGAHLSLLSAYTQDEDFVGDKELSKYSAKVNYVVDNFGPTDMNRLLHTRAPKPLLLTVGLISKKIIDLRGKLIMGITGLNSKEDKKEIVEFCKTISPLHYTQNTVPTLILHGNKDKIAPIRHSKRLNKMLKKQKTTHELIIVKKGNHGFSTTEKAYQEELNNAMVDFILSQEKANFVNH
- a CDS encoding M16 family metallopeptidase, which codes for MKKRLLSVAAAAFFGAMLNAQQIKFEEYDLPNGLHVILHQDNSAPVVTTGVMYHVGAKDEVVGRTGFAHFFEHLLFEGTPNIKRGEWFKIVSSNGGQNNANTTNDRTYYYETFPSNNEQLGLWMESERLRHAVINQVGVDTQREVVKEEKRLRMDNQPYGNLFTNVQKNLFTKHPYHWSTIGSMDDLNSAKLDEFQAFYKKYYVPNNATLVVAGDIKPEQTKKWIQEYYGAIPKGTVYPKNFPKDEPITKEKEVTAYDPNIQLPAYVFAYRTPGNKEKDAYVLDMLSSYLSNGKSSVLYKKLVDQEKKALQVAAFNQGLEDYGIFAFFAIPMGSTSKQTLQSDIDAEIKKLQTTLISDEDYQKLQNQYENQFVNANSSIQGIAASLATNHVLMGDTNLINKEIDIYKSITKQDLQNAAKKYLNSNQRIILNYLPEKK
- a CDS encoding carbon starvation CstA family protein; translation: MEFLNGINALTLVFTSLLIFAIAYRFYGIYLANKVLRLNDKNTTPAVEFADGKDYVATNKNVLFGHHFAAIAAAGPLVGPVLAAQFGYLPGAIWILIGCVLGGGVHDMVVLFASVRHKGQSLATIASKEIGKTTGTVAGFAILFILILTLAGLSLACINAMHEASWSLFTVVITMPIAIIMGLIMRYRKNSVTFASILGGVLLIAGIIGGHNLMQNETMNNMFTWDITTISIAIPLYGFLASVLPVWLLLVPRDYLSTYLKIGTIIMLAIGVIVIHPTIQMPALTEFINGGGPVIGGPVLPFIFIVIACGAISGFHAVIATGTTPKMLNREKEILFVGYGAMLVEGFVALMALIAACTLMPGDYFAINTPKETYDAFLATHPSLHGVEIDYFSERIGIDLHGRTGGAVSLAVGMAHIFNKIPYMDQLMAYWYNFAIMFEAVFILTAIDAGTRVGRFFLQEMLGSVIPKFNDKNWTPGIIISSLLFTFAWGYLVFTGNVSSIWPLFGISNQLLAACGLIVCTTMLIRLNRGKYALCSAIPGVFMAIITFWAGYIQVMDIYIPKQQYLLATLAVVAMVLMLVVFVGAFRKWYQLLKIKTSHTDFYGETVKELVER
- a CDS encoding glycosyltransferase family 2 protein, with product MSKKLSIVIVNYNVTQLLRNCLISIEKYSNGVDYEVIVIDNKSTDSSWGDLIPEFPKVNFIASEINGGFAKANNNAIETATGEYLLILNPDTELEGFYLNEILDFADSKNNFGCLGVRMHDANGNFLPESKRSVPDMINSFEKLFTNFKKKNSKSYYRNDVDEYGVAEVEVITGAFFLVKKSVYEKVGGLDESYFMYGEDIDLCYTLLNNGYQNYYYGKASILHHKGESTVKDEVYLERFYGAMQIFIDKYYRESKPLQYSFMKAGLKLRHKIEKIKLK
- a CDS encoding ATP-dependent helicase, translated to MEDYLKGLNESQFEAVTTLQGPLMVLAGAGSGKTRVLTMRIAHLITNGVDPFNILSLTFTNKAAKEMKERIAKVVGQSNARSLWMGTFHSVFARILRSEAHYLGYPSNFTIYDQQDALNVIRKVLKDMNIDADLYKPKKVQSRISNYKNNLITVKAYYNNPELMEADEKANMKFIGKIYEKYVEACFKNGSMDFDDLLLKTNELLTRFPEVLAKYQERFRYILVDEYQDTNHSQYLIVKALASKFENICVVGDDAQSIYSFRGANIYNILNFKKDYPDAVTVSLEQNYRSTQNIVNAANVVIAKNLQQFKKNVFSENEEGEKIKVYRSLSDADEANFVAGNIWELRNREQRKFSDFAILYRTNSQTRAFEDSLRRKNIPYKVYGGLSFYQRKEVKDLIGYLRLLVNENDSEALMRIINYPTRGIGETTQNKLIVFADSQNLPVSKVLDNLGIYAPQLKFNNGVLTKLSDFWSMIKAFQVLLKTETAYSVAMEVAKRSGLIKFLKDDQTPEGISRVENVQELMNSMQGFIEEQMQIEDGDPSLPNFLENIALSADTQRKDNEEDMVSLMTIHLSKGLEFPVVHLVGLEENLFPSFMSSATREDLEEERRLFYVALTRAEKQAFFSYAVSRFQWGKITDAEPSRFLSEVDEEYIEFLNPAIEKRFINNSGITSNIFDEHPSEMKSFKKIEKKTISKTENDKPIAEPRKLKPVSTARIINPSGASSQDIEVGDKVRHDRFGIGEVKFLDGTDPQNIKAKVVFLHEGEKNLILKYAKLTKI
- a CDS encoding DUF3037 domain-containing protein, whose product is MQEDKIYEYAVIRLVPKVEREEFFNIGLVLFSKKEKFIKVEFYLCPDKFKLMHSKLDYDDITKNLESFKNIAEGKKEGGPIALLEIPDRFRWLTAVRSAVVQTSRPHPGKSKDLNQTFGKLFEELVK
- a CDS encoding M16 family metallopeptidase yields the protein MKKQLTYIAVAFLFSGMLSAQKIDINAMPKPGPTPEINIAKPKTFQLKNGMTVMVVENNKLPRVNVSLSMDRQPYFEGDVTGVSEIMADQLGNGTTTLSKDAFNKKVDFLGANLNFSTGGASSNSLSKYFPEVLGLMADAIINPKFSADEIQKSKDRAVEGLKSSEKSADAIASRVSNALAYGKNTSRGEFETEQSINKIQLADVQNVYKKYYAPDNAYLVIVGDVKFDKVKPMVEKAFNNWKKADTKFPALEPASNVAKTEINVVDVPSAVQSVVSVGNLNTLKMKDPNYFPATIANYILGGGGEARLFMNLREKNGFTYGAYSDMSASKYSPSFSAEASVRNEVTDKAVKEFMNEINGISTVKADELANAKAKLKGSFIMALEQPATIARFAVNQKVQDLPADFYTNYLKSIDKVTAADVSNAVKATILPNQSRIFIAGKASEISEGLEKLGYPVKYYDAYANPVAKPTAQKVDASVTVASVVDKYINAIGGKANLSKVSSYTTNASMSMQGQNLDFKIVKAQGGKELQTVSAGGMTVQKQVFDGKTGYSEQMGQKVQMTKEEIADNLKNTELFEELGFAKSADYKLTGIEKINGEDSYAIKAGDKAYYYSVKTGLKTGETETVKAQGQTFTVPTTFADYKDVAGVKMPYTITVNQMGMDMVMKVKSYELNQAKDSDFK